The window GAATAAACTTTCTAAGAATATATTATTACCTTCCTCATGCTTATTCTCTCCAAATTTTATGGACATTATTGCTGCCCCACCCATAGTTATCATCATACTTATAGCCATCATCAAGGTTGTAACAGGCAAAGCCACATTTATTGAACCTAAAGCGCTTGCTCCTACTCCTCTACCTACAAATATTCCATCAACAACTATATAAAGTGCCGAAACCATCATACCTATTACAGATGGCACTGCATATTTTCTAAACTCTTTCCATAATGACTTCATAATATCATCCCTCCTAGAAAAGATTATAAAGTCTATACTATGTATAGAGTCAATAGTTTTAAATTAAAATTTGTAACTCATATAATAAATCGTCATTCTCCCATTGTTCCAATGTGTTAAATAGCTGAACTTCTACTCCAATACCTGTAGGATTAATGTTATTTTCTTTTATATATTTTCTTAACTTGTCTATAGCAATATCTCTTTCATTCTTAAAATATGCTATGCATATAAATTTCCCCTCTGGTATATCTTTAATGTCTAATTTGTTATTTTCAATATCATCAATATAAATTGTTGAATAAAGACTCTTATAAGATAATTCACCTTCATTTAAAAATGAATCTAAATAAATAAAATACCCTGTTTCTCCTTCAAAGCTCATATCATTTGATTCCAAAACTTTATCTAATTTTCTAAGTTTTATTTCAATATCACTTTCTTTATCTTTCTTACTCAATAAAACATCCATAATGAATCTCTTCTCAATTTCTCTAAAATATATTTCGTTAGTTTCTTTGCATTCTATTGCATATTTTATTTTATCTTCTATACGTCCTATATCCTCACTTATTTTCTTTAATCTAACTATCTCTTTTTCTACTATATCTTGTTGCTTCTTTATAAATGATAACACCTTTACAATATCGTTGTTATGTAGTACCTCCCCAAGCTCTTTTAAAGGAGCTCCTATATATTTTGAATACTTTATTAAATCTAAATATATAAATTGATCTATTGTATAATATCTATAATTGCTCTGCGGATCAACATAAGCAGGTTTTAAAAGCCCCATTCTATCATATAGTCTAAGAGCTTGAATAGATATATTATTAATCTTAGCTGTTTCTCCTATTGAAAAATGTTTTTTCATAAAATCCTCCATAATATAACTATATAGATTTAGTTCTTAATTACGAATTACTATAGTTTGATTATATCTCAAATATATATTTTCTATTATACTTATTACATTTATTTGTGCTTATTTTAATAATTTATTTTATTCTCTATAATAATTAAAAAAGTTAGGAAAAATATTTCCTAACTTTTTTATATAACTTCCTATTATTTTATTATTACATTGGTAACTGATTTTTCAAGGCAATGCTAATATAAGGTTTAATTTGAATTTCTAACTGCTTATCTATTAAATGATCCGAAATAAGTATTATTGCCTCTGTCTTTATTTCCTTACCATTTTCATCTTCATGCATTTCTATTCTATATTCAATATTATCTATTAAAATGTGATTTATACTCACTAGATCTCTACCTTCTTTGAACCAAATTAGAGAAAACATATTATTTTCATCACAATCTAATATTAATTTATTAGATAAATCAATTGTATTCCAATCAGCTATATATGTTGTATCAACTACTATTTCATTTTCTTTTTTCTCTATCAAATAGTGATAAAATCCATCTTCATCTATTTGACAACTCTTTTTAAATAATTTTTCGAAGAAGTCACTTACACTACCAGATACTCTTATTTCAAAATCTCTCATAGTTTCAAGCTTTCCTCTATATTCAACTTGTTCACTTTCAATTAACGCTCTAACTCTATAGTCAATATAAGTATCACCAATAAGTTGATCCGACTTTCCCATTGTAGCTCCAATAATTCTCGCTGCTTTTTTAAAGTTGAAAGTACAATTTGATAATATATCATTATCATAATAGCTTTCATCTACCCCAATTATTTTATTATCTTTTAAAATCCTCAAATTTTCTTTAGATTTTCTAAGATCTTCCCAATCATTTATTAAAAAATTACATTTTTCTTTTTCTAATTTCTTCATTGTTAAAATCAAATGACTTATTTCTTCAGGAGCACACTCTCCAAAAGCTCTTGGATTATATCCATTTTCGTTATAACTTGTTATATATGAATCTGAAACATTAACTTCATATAAATTTTTATTTCTTAATAATGAACTTAAATAGCTAAGTCCTACTTGATCGTTAGTATTTTTCCCATACCATATTACAACTTTTGAATCTGGATCAATATCTTTTATGCTTTTATATGTGTGGATAAATTCTTTTTCAATATCCTCATAATACTCATCTACAGAAATTTTATTAAATATTTTTTCAAAGTATTCTATTCTTTTTTTTAGTCCTATTTCAGTATCAATTTCATATATTGGTCCGATAGAATAGTCTTCTCTAAAATTTATTATCTCACCATTAAATTCATTCTTGTTAGTTTTAAAAAAATATTTTAATGTTCCTGCAGCTGAGTCTCCAAAAGTAATATGAACAAATTTACTCAATGTCTATTTCTCCCTTCAAATTCGTAATAGTTTAATATAATTGTATTTTATCCTAAAGATAAGAGTTCTACAACGTTACTCACTTTTAATTTTTATTGACAAATAAAGATTACAGATGTAATATTAAACATAGATTACAAACGTAATAATAAGTAAAGGAGTTTTATTATATGAATAAAAAAATACCTAAAATATCTGATAGTGAATATGAAATCATGAAAATTATTTGGAAACAGAATCCTATAAAATCGCAGGATATCGTAGAACAAGTAGATGTAGCTAATGGTTGGAGTGAAAAAACCATCAAAACTATGATTAATAGACTTCTAAAGAAGGAAGCAATCGATTATAAAAAAGATGGCAAAGCTTATCTTTACTATCCATTAATAAAAGAAGCTGATTATAAAAAAATAGAAAACCATTCATTTCTAAAAAGAGTTTACAACGGTTCCCTCAATGCTATGTTTGTTCACTTTATAAAAGATATGAAGTTATCTTCCAAAGAAATAGATGAATTAAAAAATCTATTAGATGAGGAAAATGAATAATGATAAATTTTACTAATATTTTATTTATAATGTCATTGAAAACAAGTATTTTGATATTGATAATATTGACAGTCAAATTTCTATTCAATAAATTTTTTACTGCACAAACACATTATATAATATGGTTTCTACTCTTTATATCACTTACTGTTCCCTATACTGTTCAAAGCAATATAAGTATATATAATGTTCCAAAATACTTTACTCAAAATAAATATATTTCAAAAGCACAATTTAATTATAATAATTCTTCAAGTAATATAAACAATTATAATAACTTTATAAGATATCCTTATTTAAACAATAATAAATCTATCTCAAAAGAAAAAGACACTACTTCAACAACAGCAAAAGAAAATCAAAATACATTTAATATATTTGAGTCACTTAAAAATATTTTTACATACATATGGTTACTAGGATTTCTTTTATTAAGCTTTATTGTTTTTATAAAAACAATTCGTTCTAATAAGTTAATACGTATGGAAGAAGATATATTAGATACACAAAAATTATCCATTCTCAATAACTGCAAAGAACTATTGGGAATAAAGCAAAATTTAAGATTAATAAAAACAACAAAATTTTCTACACCTAGTTTAGTTGGTATTTTTTCTCCTAGAATTCTTTTACCAGAAAAAATTTTATACCGTTTTGATAATGAACAATTAGAATTAATACTACTCCATGAATTATCTCATTTAAAAAGAAAAGATATATTGATGAATTGGATTATATTGATTTATCAATTAATCTATTGGTTTAACCCAATTATATGGATAGGTTTTTATAAAATGAAAAATGATATGGAAGTAGCTTGCGACGCACATGTATTGAATAACTTGAAAAAAGAAAAACATATTTTTTATGGAAAAATTATTATAGATCTATTAGATTATATTTCTAAGCCTAGCTTTATTCCAGTATCTACGAATATATTAGAAAATAAATATGAACTAAAAAGGAGAATCGTTATGATAAAAAAATTCAAAAAAACTTCTTATAAGTTAACATTTATAAGCTTTTTATTAATAGCCCTAGTTGGATGCAGTTCCATTAGTGAACCAGAAAATAACACCAACCCTACTCCTAACGAAATTTCAGAACAAGAACCTCGCAAAACCATTGGGCAAAATGATGAATATCCTTTAGGTCTACCTGATGCAAAGAAAATATTGAATAATAAAAATTGGATCATAGGTAAAGATTACGAATTTATATGGAAAACATTAGGAACTCCTTATATAAATACTTATTACGTAAATACAAAGGGTCTTAGCTCAGATGAAATATTAAACAATTTGTCTAATGAAACCATATACCCTATAAAAAGCGATGAAGACAGTAGTGCTTTGTATGTATTCATGGAAAACGATAAAATTGTAGATATGAAGATTGATGAATTTTCAGGTATACCAAGTAACACTTGGAAGGATTCTGATTATAAAGTAAACTTCTATACATCAGGTGATATTGATAAAAAAGACTTGCCTTATTTAGAAAAAGATTCTAATTTATCTAAATTTAAGAAAGAATTCTTAAATAAACCTTTATCTGATTTAAAAAACAAATTCAATCTTACACATGGTGCTAGCGAAGCTTTTAATAAAAAAGATAATTTAAAATTAACTGTTTACCCTATTATAGGTAAAGATATAACTTCCCCTTTTGCAGGAATATATGTTTTATCTGAAAATAATATAATAAAAGATATAAAAATAGATAGAGCAAATTTACAGTTAGAAAGATTAGATGAACACTTTTCGTTAACAAATAAAAGCAAGAGAAAGACTAAAAACTAGTCTTTCTCTTGCTTTTTATTTTTTTACTTCTAACATAAGTTTCTTTCTAGATATATTATTTTGTTATAAAATACTTTTTATATAATATTGGTTTTATTGTAAGAATATTGATTTTATTGCAAATAAATGTAGAAAACAAATTGAGAATTGTTTATAATTAACATAGATATATGCTATGAAAAATATGGGATAGGGAGGAACTAAAGTGAAAAGAGATTTCAAATTTGTTATTACAATGCTTTTAGTTTGTAGTTTTGTTTTTAGTGGGATTTGGTATGTAACAGCTAAAGATAAAACTAAAGGAGAATTTACTCAAGTATTTGCTTTTGGTGACAGTTATTCAGATAATGGACAGGCAAAAAAGATTTCCACAGAAATTGTAAATCAAAAAGATAGCCCCGATGGAGCATATATAAAACCTTCAGATGAATTATATTGGAATGATAGATACTCAAATGGACCTACCACAGTTGAAGTATTAGCAAAAAAATTAGATGTAAATTTAACTAATTATGCTACTGGTGGAGCTACTACAGGAAAAGAAAATTATTCTACTTGGATGGACCATTTAGGATATACAGGAGTGTTAGGACAAGTTGAAAAATTCGAAAAAAGTTTGAATGGAGCAAAGGCGGATCCTGAGGCTCTATATTTTATTTTTGCATCTGCAAACGATTATTTTTTATTTATGGATTATTCACGCCCAGGTACAGTTGAAGACGTAGCCGATAAAGCTGTCACTAATATAAACACTGCTGTTGAAGAATTATCTAAACTTGGAGCCAAGAAATTTTTTGTAGTAAATAGTAGTGATTTATCACTTGTACCTTATGAAAATACTACTAATAGAACAGACTCTGCTAAAACTTTCGTAGAACGTATAAATAAAAACCTTCCTCAAACTATGAATAAGCTTCAAAAAGATTTAAACGTTTCAATCATGGTATTTGACCACACTAAGGTCAGTGATAAGATAACTAAAAATCCTGAAAAATATGGATTAGTTGAATTAAGCAAAGAGTGTCAAAGTACTTATCCAGAAGTTAAACCAGCTCGTGAAAATCCAGATCAATACTACTTCTGGGATGAATGGCATTTTAGTCGTGTTGTTCATGAAACATTTGGAGAAGAAATGTATAATAAAGTGAAAAATTTCAAATAAAAATTTCGCTTCATGCTAACGCACGACTCATGTCACCAACAAGTCTCACGACTCTGTTGCTTAAAAATAGTTGCAAGTGTAGATCTTAATCAATATTATGTACAAATTGAAAGCTTTATAATTAAGGTATTACACCCTATAAGGAGGCATTAATTATGATTACATGGTTCAAAAGTATTCGATCACAATTTCTAACTATTACTGTAATTATTATTTTACTTTCGCTAGCAACAGTGGGAATTATGGTTAGTTACAAGGTTAATATTCAAGCAAAAAAAGATTACTTCAATAATTCTAATGAGCAAATGGAATTAATAGAGAATTCTATCAAAATATTTTATGATCAAATAGATAAAAATATAAATATGTTAGCAAAAGATCCTTTAACAATTCAAGCAGTTGATAACACAATTACTAATTATATGGATGCTACTGAAGAAACTCAAATGACTCCATCTCAAAATGGACCTATTGAGCAAAGTATTTATCAAGTATTTGATCAATATGCAAATACACATCCCGGTACATTGTATGTATATTTAGCTACTAAAGATGGTGGTTTTCTAAACTGGCCAGAGACTAGTATAAGTAAAAATTACGATCCTACGTCTAGAGACTGGTATCAAAAAGGCTTAAGTGGAAATGGTGCTATTATGAGAACAGCTCCGTATAAAGCTACTAGTGGTGCCATGGTTATAAGTAATGTATCTTCATTCACAGATGCCGATGGAAATATATTAGGTACAATAGGAATCGACGTTGATCAATCAGTTATTAGTGATATGTTGAGCAAAATGAAGATAGGTAAGACAGGTTTTTATATTCTTTTATATAATACAGGTATGATAATGGCGGACGGAAATAATGCTGATAATAATTTTAAAAATATAAAAGAAGTAAATATACCCGGATTAGAAAAAACATTAGTAGAAGATTTAAAATCATTTTCTGTTAATATTGATGGTGAAGAATATATAGTCAATCCAAGTAAAGTTGCTGGTACTGACTGGATTTTAGCATCGTTTATGTCAGAAAAGGAATTAACAGAAGGTTCTAAAAAAGTTTCTCTAATGGTTCTTATTGTTTCAACAGTCATGCTACTTTTAACAATTTTATTGATTAATAAAAGTACAAAATTAATTACTAATCCTATAATACAATCTGCTAACCATTTAAAGATTATTTCAAATGGTGATTTTTCTCAATCACTTGACACTAAATTGTTAGCAAGAAAAGACGAGATAGGCACTATTACTAATGGTATTAATACTATGAAAATTTCTTTAGTAGATTTAGTTAATAATATTAAGAATGAATCTTCAACTATCGAAGTGAAAGTAGATAATGTCGTAGATAATGTAGAGATATTAAATAATGACTTACAAGAAATAGCTGCAACTACAGAAGAGTTAGCTGCAAGTATGGAACAAACTGCTGTATCTTCTAGCCAAATGTCTATGACTTCCAAGGATATAGAAGCAGCTGTCAACTCTATTGCAGAAAGATCACAAGATGGCGCTATCTCTGCTAATGAGATTAGTAAAAGAGCGTATGCTACTAAAGAAAATGTTAATTTAGCTCAGAAAAAAGCTTATGATGTAATAATTAATACAAAAGATCAACTTGAGCAAGCAATTGAAGATTCAAAGATAGTTAATCAAATCAATATTTTATCTGAATCTATCATGGATATAGCTGAAAAAACTAATTTACTTGCTTTAAATGCTGCTATAGAAGCTGCAAGAGCTGGAGAAGCTGGAAGAGGATTTTCTGTTGTTGCTGATGAAATAAGAAAACTTGCCGAACAATCAAAAGATACCGTTCTTGAAATACAAGATGTAACAACAAAAGTTGTATCTTCAGTTAATCACCTTTCTAATAGCTCTAATAGTTTGTTAACTTTTGTATCTACAGATGTGAATAGCGATTATAAAACTATGTTGGATGTATCAGAAAAATATAGCGAAGATGCTGAGTTTGTAGCTGAGCTTGTAACTGAATTCAGTTCTACTTCAGAAGAATTACTCGCTTCTATTCAAAATGTCATAGTAACTATTGATGGTGTAGCTGAAGCAGCTTCTAATGGAGCAATGGGAACTACAAATATAGTAAATGGAGTTTCTAAAATAAGTGATAAATCTACCCAAGTAATGCAACAAGTTTTAGAATCAAAAGAAAGTACTCATGTATTAGAAGAAAACATAGAAAAATTCAAAATATAATCAACAATAATTATCTCATAATTATACCCCCAAACTAACATATAATATTTGTCAGTTTGGGGGTATTTTATATTTACATATAGTCTATTAACCGTTATTTTTTTCTTTACTTAATCTATGATATATAATCATCAGCAAAAATGCTGAAATACTCATTATTGAACACGTTATAAAACCCATTTCCAAAGAATAATCTGCTGTCTTTCCTATTACAATATTACCTACAGAAGCTATCAAACTTCCTACCATAGAATATATGGATAATATTGTAGCTCTATTTGATGTTTTAATAGTCTTGTTTTTAATATCCATTTCTATTGGACTTATCATTGCTACACTAAATGATATTAAGACAATTGTTGTAACACTCATAATAGGGCTAGCTGTAAAGATTAAAACTATACAACTTAATGAAACTAAAAAACTTAATACTATTATAGCTTTACAATTACCTAGTTTTTCACTTAAATAATTTGATTTTACTGAGAACAGCCTAATCACCTGTATACCAGCTAAAATAATACCAAAATATTTAGGATCAATTCCACTTTTTATATATTGAGGTTGGTTTAAGAAAACTGTTACAGATTGAAAAACTTCAATAGTAAGTGCAATAGCAAAAATAAAAACAATTATCGATTTATCATTGAAAGCTTGCTTGAAGCTCTCTTTGAATTTTGGTTTTACTTTATTATCAGTATTAACTTCTACTAAAAACAAAGTTAATATTGCTGCCAATGCATAAGGAAAAATCGTAAATAAAGCTGTATAATCAAGTGATATAGATACTATAAACGATGACAACACCGAAGCTAATAAGAAACCAAATGTTCCAAAAGCATTATATATGCCAAAAACACGTTGAGCTTTATCTTCTTCTATTGATGAATAGATAAGAGCTGTATCACAACCTGATAATCCAGATAATACTACTGAAAGTAGAATTCTTTCAATCAAAAATAAAACAAATGAAGTAGATATATAGAAAATTATTTTAGATATTAAAAATAACACATTAACAAATATTAATGTCTTTTTATACCCAAATCTATCTGAAAAAAATCCCCAAGGCACTTCTAGAAGAATCATACATACCCACAATATAGATTCTATAAGAAATATTTCAGACATAGAAAGACCCCTAGCTTGTCTATATAGTGTAGCTACGGGACCATAAAAAACAAAACCTTGCAAAAAAATAATTACATACATTAAGTAAATATTTCTCTTATTATTCAATTTAGAACACCTCCGAATTTACATAACAAAAAATCTTATAAACACTAGAAACTTAATTAAATTAATAAGCTTCTTAATATTCAATAAGTAGATTTTTAAAATAAATTGGTTGTTTTCTAAATTGGACGATACATAGCAAGGCCTCCTTATATAAAATAATTAATACTATAATTATACTATGATTTTATCATATATAATTACTTTTATTTTATTATCTTTTTTATATTTTTATTACATAAATCTTTAAATTTAAATTGATTCCAAAAATTATTTATTCAATTATTTTGATTTAATAAATATATATTATGTTTTTTATATAAATCATTAAATTAATAGTGTAATGATTTATGTAAAACCCCTGTAATTTAAGCCTTTGAAACCGTTGATAAAAACATTTTCTTATATTTCGAATTGTTTACTCCTTTTTACAATTGAATGTTTTCTTTATTTATTTTTACTTTTTTGAATTTTCAATCTCTTTTTTAATTTTATCTTTTTTTATCTTTCAAAAAACATATTGACATTAAAATTTTATAATCATATAATACTTGTTAATTACTCGAAAATTAAAAATATTTATTCTTATTCAAATATTTTGTCATTAGCGTATCTTTTAGTTTTGATGAAATTATATTTAAAATAAATATTTTCATAATTTATATACTTGTATTGTGTACACAATGTTCAATTATATTTTTAATCTAATTTATTAAGGAGGACTCATAATGGAAAAGAAAAACAATGATTTTATAGTTCTTGGCTTAGCTCTATTTGCCATGTTCTTCGGTGCTGGTAACTTACTCTTTCCTCCAGCATTAGGACTTGCAGCTGGCAAAAGTTGGATAATTTGTGGAATTGGATTTTTTATAACTGCAATAGGAATGCCCCTTCTAGGAATTATTGCTGGAGCTAAGGCAGGTGGTTCTGTTGATGATATAGGAAATAAAGTTGGTAAATTATTTAGTAAAGTTTTTGCTTCTATAATAATTTTAGCTATAGGACCTCTTCTAGCTATTCCTAGAACTGGTGCTACTACTTATGAAATGGGAATTAAGCCTATTTTCCCTAATGTTAGTGTTGTTTTAGTGTCTGCAGTATTTTTTGCTCTTACTCTTTATTTTGTTATAAAACCATCTAAGATGATAGATAAGATAGCTAAAATCCTTACTCCTGCTCTTATTTTAATGATACTTTTAATAATAGGAAAAGGAATTATATCGCCACTTGGTACTCCTACTGTTGCCATGGAAGGAAATGCTATTTCTAAAGGCTTTACAGATGGATATCAAACAATGGATGCTTTAGCATCTCTAGTCTTTGGTATAGTAATTCTTAATTCAATAAAAGATAAAGGTTATACAAATGTAAAGGATCAAGTTAGTATTACTATAAAAGCTGGTATAGTAGCAGCTTTAGGACTTGCTGTTGTTTATGGTGGTCTTATATATCTAGGTGCGTCTTCTAGTGGACTTTTCCCTGCTGATATTCCTATGGCTCAACTTCTTATGAGTATTACAGATAACCTTTTAGGAAGCTTTGGTAAGGTAGCTCTTGGTATAGTTGTTACCCTTGCTTGTCTTACTACATCAATCGGCCTTACTGCTACAGTTGGAAATTTCTTTAGTAATCTTACTAACGGTAAATTAAGCTATAGTATGGTAGTAATAATAACAACTTTATTTAGTGGAATTTTCGCATGTATCGGAGTTGACTCAATAGTTGCTATTGCCGTTCCACTTCTAGTAACTGTATATCCAGTTGCTATAGTACTTATAATAATGGCATCTGTAGATGAATTAATGCCTCCTGCCTCTTACCCTGGAGCAGTTCTAGGTTCATTTTTAATAAGTCTTAACGACGGTCTTGGAATATTAAATATAAAGCTAGGTCTTTTAAATACTCTAGCTTCTAAAATGCCTTTTTCAGGTCTTGGATTTGGATGGATCTTACCAGCTTTAATAGGCGGAACTATAAGTACCTTTATACTTAAATCTAGATATACTGATACAGCTAAAAAAGTTTGTTAATATATTTGATTTATAAAAAACCCACGATTTTTTTAAATCGTGGGTTTATTTTTTTACTAAGAAATTATAAAATTTTTTATTCTTCTAAAGTAATTACATTAGTAACATCTATTTCATCAAATGGTCTTCCGTTATTTTTAGATTTTTTACTATGCACCATTATCTTTTTATCCGATGGGCTCCACTGTATAGGTATATAATATTCTCCTACAGAAATCAATGATTCTTTCTTTGTTTTTACATCTACTACATAAACCCCTTCTTTTCCTTCTTCATTTGATATATATGATACCTTTGTTCCATCAGAAGACCATCTTGGGCCAAATATATAGCCCTCAGCTAAAAGCTCTTTTTGTTTCCCTTCTAAATCTGTAACTACCAATTCATTTACATTTTTATTAGGGTTTGATGTAAGCATAAGTAGTTGTTCTTTATTAGGAGATAAGCTAAAATTTTGAACATCATCTTTAACTAATTCTCTCTTTTCTTTTTTATTAATATCATAAACTTTTATTTTATCGTCATCTTTTGCTCCACGATGTATTGTTACATAATATATCTTATCTTCAACTTTTATAGGATTTGTAATACTTAGACCATTTAATGGATCTTCATTTCCCATTACTCCACTTTCTACATCCTTTATTTTATTTATAGTTCCATCAACATTTATAATAGCAAAACCTTTGATACTACTGCACGGCATAATTAGCTCTTCATCATTGATCCATCGAGCCTCGCTCAAATCATACTCATCTATAGATTTATCTGCAATTTTAGCTTTCGTATTTCCTTTTAAATCCGCAATATATCCTGTAGCTATTTTTTCAAATTCATTTCTATAAAACATATGCTTATTATTAGGAGAAATAATTGCGCCATCTTGGAATTTCGATTGATCTCCAATAATTTTTTGCTCTTTAGAATCTAAATCATATGAATAAAGACTTTTAGCTTCAAAGCTAGCCTTTAATTTTTCATTATCAATTTTTACTGGTTCTAATTCTTTATTTTCTTTTGTAATCACTACTTCATTTTCATCTAACCAATCATGTCCTATTATACCTTCATAAGTATCAATTTTAGATGCAACAATGTCTGTTGCTAAAATATCTTTTGTATCCTTTATAATAGTTATATTATCTTCTTGTCCTTCTGATTTATATTGTGCACATCCAATAGTTCCTATTAAAGAACTAATAATCAAAGTTCCTACTATTAGTTTTCTTTTTATCATTTTTCAATTCCTCCTTATTTTGTATAGGTATACTATATCCAATTAATTTTTCAAAAGAATATCTAAATGTTTCAGAACTGTAAACTTTTTTATTTTTTATAAGGCTGGGAAAGAAATCAAAAATGTGCTTCCTTTTTCTTTTGTATCTAATAATGAAATAGTTCCTTGTTGTTTCTCTATTAATTCTTTTACAAGAGGAAGCCCTAACCCTGTTCCTCCATGATGTTTAGATCTATCTCTATTTACTGTGTAAAAAGGTTCAAATATCTTGTCTCTTGCTTTTTTTGGAATACCAATTCCTGTATCTGCTACTTCTATAAATACTTTTTTATCCTTAGTATAACTATTAATTAATATTTTTCCTTGAGGTTCATTATATTTTATTGCATTGTCTATTAAATTAATAAAAATATGCATTAAATTTTCTCTATCTCCTAGAATACAACTAGATTGTATACTTTGTATTATATTAATATTAAACTTTTTAGCTTTTCCTTGCATTCGACTACAGATTTCTTCTAATATATCTTTCACATCTATTCTTTCAGATTGAACTTCAAAATCATATTTTTGCAATGAGGATAAATACAAACTCTTCTCTACCATTTCATATAATCTTTGCGTCTCTTTTACTATATTAACTTTTGCATCTTTCAGTAAATTTTCATCCTCTGGATATATATCTAGCATATCCATATATGTTTTTATAACTGTAAGAGGAGTTTTAAATTCATGTGTTATATTCCCAATAAAAGTTTTC is drawn from Tepidibacter hydrothermalis and contains these coding sequences:
- a CDS encoding MerR family transcriptional regulator, coding for MKKHFSIGETAKINNISIQALRLYDRMGLLKPAYVDPQSNYRYYTIDQFIYLDLIKYSKYIGAPLKELGEVLHNNDIVKVLSFIKKQQDIVEKEIVRLKKISEDIGRIEDKIKYAIECKETNEIYFREIEKRFIMDVLLSKKDKESDIEIKLRKLDKVLESNDMSFEGETGYFIYLDSFLNEGELSYKSLYSTIYIDDIENNKLDIKDIPEGKFICIAYFKNERDIAIDKLRKYIKENNINPTGIGVEVQLFNTLEQWENDDLLYELQILI
- a CDS encoding BlaI/MecI/CopY family transcriptional regulator, with the translated sequence MNKKIPKISDSEYEIMKIIWKQNPIKSQDIVEQVDVANGWSEKTIKTMINRLLKKEAIDYKKDGKAYLYYPLIKEADYKKIENHSFLKRVYNGSLNAMFVHFIKDMKLSSKEIDELKNLLDEENE
- a CDS encoding SGNH/GDSL hydrolase family protein is translated as MKRDFKFVITMLLVCSFVFSGIWYVTAKDKTKGEFTQVFAFGDSYSDNGQAKKISTEIVNQKDSPDGAYIKPSDELYWNDRYSNGPTTVEVLAKKLDVNLTNYATGGATTGKENYSTWMDHLGYTGVLGQVEKFEKSLNGAKADPEALYFIFASANDYFLFMDYSRPGTVEDVADKAVTNINTAVEELSKLGAKKFFVVNSSDLSLVPYENTTNRTDSAKTFVERINKNLPQTMNKLQKDLNVSIMVFDHTKVSDKITKNPEKYGLVELSKECQSTYPEVKPARENPDQYYFWDEWHFSRVVHETFGEEMYNKVKNFK
- a CDS encoding M56 family metallopeptidase, with amino-acid sequence MINFTNILFIMSLKTSILILIILTVKFLFNKFFTAQTHYIIWFLLFISLTVPYTVQSNISIYNVPKYFTQNKYISKAQFNYNNSSSNINNYNNFIRYPYLNNNKSISKEKDTTSTTAKENQNTFNIFESLKNIFTYIWLLGFLLLSFIVFIKTIRSNKLIRMEEDILDTQKLSILNNCKELLGIKQNLRLIKTTKFSTPSLVGIFSPRILLPEKILYRFDNEQLELILLHELSHLKRKDILMNWIILIYQLIYWFNPIIWIGFYKMKNDMEVACDAHVLNNLKKEKHIFYGKIIIDLLDYISKPSFIPVSTNILENKYELKRRIVMIKKFKKTSYKLTFISFLLIALVGCSSISEPENNTNPTPNEISEQEPRKTIGQNDEYPLGLPDAKKILNNKNWIIGKDYEFIWKTLGTPYINTYYVNTKGLSSDEILNNLSNETIYPIKSDEDSSALYVFMENDKIVDMKIDEFSGIPSNTWKDSDYKVNFYTSGDIDKKDLPYLEKDSNLSKFKKEFLNKPLSDLKNKFNLTHGASEAFNKKDNLKLTVYPIIGKDITSPFAGIYVLSENNIIKDIKIDRANLQLERLDEHFSLTNKSKRKTKN
- a CDS encoding DUF1835 domain-containing protein; its protein translation is MSKFVHITFGDSAAGTLKYFFKTNKNEFNGEIINFREDYSIGPIYEIDTEIGLKKRIEYFEKIFNKISVDEYYEDIEKEFIHTYKSIKDIDPDSKVVIWYGKNTNDQVGLSYLSSLLRNKNLYEVNVSDSYITSYNENGYNPRAFGECAPEEISHLILTMKKLEKEKCNFLINDWEDLRKSKENLRILKDNKIIGVDESYYDNDILSNCTFNFKKAARIIGATMGKSDQLIGDTYIDYRVRALIESEQVEYRGKLETMRDFEIRVSGSVSDFFEKLFKKSCQIDEDGFYHYLIEKKENEIVVDTTYIADWNTIDLSNKLILDCDENNMFSLIWFKEGRDLVSINHILIDNIEYRIEMHEDENGKEIKTEAIILISDHLIDKQLEIQIKPYISIALKNQLPM